The following DNA comes from Riemerella anatipestifer ATCC 11845 = DSM 15868.
AAGGTGGAAAGTATATCCAAAAGGAAAACGCCCACAAACACTTTGATGAAATAGGTTTAGGGATAGATTTTACGGCGAGAGATTTACAATCTAAACTCAAATCCAAAGGACTTCCTTGGGAGCTTTCCAAAGGGTTTGATGGTTCGGCGGTGGTAAGCTCATTTCATAAAAAGGAAAACTTTAATTTAAACAACATTAACTTTTCTCTTTTTCAAAATAAAGTCCAGAAGCAAAACGGAGCCACTCAACATATGATGTTTGGCTTTGATGATATCATTGCCTTTGTATCAAAATATTTTACTCTAAGAGTGGGCGATTTAATATTTACAGGAACGCCCGAAGGTGTAGGCAAGGTGCAAGAAAACGACCTTTTGGAAGGCTATCTAGAAGACCAAAAAGTTTTAGATATTAGGATATTGTAGGCTTTTAGACTTTAATAATTCAACATTTTTTTGTAACTTTAGAGAACTAAAAATCAGTAGTTATGACTAATATTATTCTTCCCGTTGATTTCGGCGAAAGCACAGATTTCCTTCTTGATGAGACTGTAAAGTTTGCAAAAAAGACTAATGGTAAAATATACCTCATCCACGTGGCGCCTTCGGATATAGGCTTTGCGATTGGCGATATGGGCTTCCAGTATTTCCCTGAAATTGAAAAAAATGAAATACAGCAAGAAGCTCTACAACTCAACGAGCTACAGCAGAGAGTTGTTGCCCAAGATGTGGACTGCGAGCATATCCTAAAGCAAGGCATCGCCAAAGATGTTATTTTGGACTATGTGCAAGAGAAAAAGGCTGATTATATTGTGATGGGCTCTCACGGTAGAAGCGGCATCTATGATGTTTTTGTAGGCAGCTTGACTAAAGAACTTACCAAAAGTGCCCCAGTGCCTGTTTTGGTAATTCCTTGCCACCAGCATAAATAACTATTACATAATACCACAAAAGGAGTTTTTAGAAATTTAAAAACTCCTTTTTTTTATTTCTCTTTAAAGCATATT
Coding sequences within:
- a CDS encoding universal stress protein; the encoded protein is MTNIILPVDFGESTDFLLDETVKFAKKTNGKIYLIHVAPSDIGFAIGDMGFQYFPEIEKNEIQQEALQLNELQQRVVAQDVDCEHILKQGIAKDVILDYVQEKKADYIVMGSHGRSGIYDVFVGSLTKELTKSAPVPVLVIPCHQHK
- a CDS encoding fumarylacetoacetate hydrolase family protein, which translates into the protein MKILCIGRNYTEHAKELGNAIPEEPVIFIKPDTALLKGNDFYIPEFSNEIHYELEVVLKISKGGKYIQKENAHKHFDEIGLGIDFTARDLQSKLKSKGLPWELSKGFDGSAVVSSFHKKENFNLNNINFSLFQNKVQKQNGATQHMMFGFDDIIAFVSKYFTLRVGDLIFTGTPEGVGKVQENDLLEGYLEDQKVLDIRIL